One genomic region from Phragmites australis chromosome 1, lpPhrAust1.1, whole genome shotgun sequence encodes:
- the LOC133916639 gene encoding protein SLENDER RICE1-LIKE 1-like, which produces MAMGGAFPFQWPMEPDVPGLDVGLPPLPTVVPDAGVSYYAAAEDMHAMALPDFAFPSTAADAALVAMRREEEEAVGIRLIHFLMSCAGAVEAGDHAAASAHLADAHAALAAVSPASGIGRVAVHFTAALSRRLFPSPPSPPPTADADHAFLYHHFYEACPYLKFAHFTANQAILEAVQGCSHVHVIDFSLMQGLQWPALIQALALRPGGPPFLRVTGIGPPSPPGRDGLRDVGLRLADLARSVRVRFSFRGVAANRLDEVRPWMLQISQGEVVAVNSVLQLHRLLADPDTADRAPIDAVLDCVASVRPRVFTVVEQEADHNKSGFLDRFTESLFYYSAVFDSLDATSGGAGDAVAEAYLKREICDIVCGEGADRRERHEPLRRWRDRLGRAGLSAVPLGANALRQARMLVGLFSGEGHCVEEAEGCLTLGWHGRPLFSASAWRAEENNQSGSNVDGTSGSEESNISCSS; this is translated from the coding sequence ATGGCCATGGGCGGCGCGTTCCCCTTCCAGTGGCCAATGGAGCCCGATGTCCCAGGGCTCGACGTCGGCCTGCCGCCTCTGCCCACCGTGGTCCCCGACGCCGGGGTGTCTTActacgcggcggcggaggacatGCACGCGATGGCGCTCCCTGATTTCGCTTTCCCGAGCACCGCGGCCGACGCCGCGCTGGTGGCgatgcggcgggaggaggaggaggccgtcggCATCCGGCTGATCCACTTCCTCATGAGCTGCGCCGGCGCCGTCGAGGCGGGCGACCACGCGGCCGCGTCCGCGCACCTGGCCGATGCGCACGCCGCGCTCGCGGCCGTCTCGCCCGCCTCCGGCATCGGTCGCGTGGCCGTCCACTTCACCGCCGCGCTCTCCCGGCGGCTGTTCCCTTCGCCGCCATCGCCTCCGCCCACCGCCGACGCCGACCACGCTTTCCTCTACCACCACTTCTACGAGGCGTGCCCCTACCTCAAGTTCGCGCACTTCACGGCCAACCAGGCCATCCTCGAGGCCGTCCAAGGCTGCAGCCACGTCCATGTCATCGACTTCAGCCTCATGCAGGGCCTCCAGTGGCCCGCCCTGATCCAGGCGCTCGCCCTCCGCCCAGGAGGGCCGCCGTTCCTCCGCGTCACCGGCATTGGCCCGCCCTCCCCTCCCGGTCGCGACGGCCTCCGCGATGTGGGCCTCCGCCTCGCTGACCTCGCGCGCTCCGTCCGCGTCCGCTTCTCCTTCCGCGGGGTCGCCGCCAACCGCCTCGACGAGGTCCGCCCCTGGATGCTGCAGATCTCGCAGGGCGAGGTCGTTGCCGTCAACTCCGTTCTCCAGCTCCATCGCCTCCTCGCCGACCCGGACACAGCCGACCGGGCGCCCATCGACGCCGTCCTCGACTGCGTGGCCTCCGTGCGGCCCAGGGTGTTCACGGTTGTGGAGCAGGAGGCCGATCACAACAAGTCGGGCTTTCTGGACCGGTTCACGGAGTCGCTGTTCTACTACTCGGCGGTGTTCGACTCCCTGGACGCGACGAGTGGGGGCGCGGGCGACGCGGTGGCCGAGGCGTACCTCAAGCGGGAGATCTGCGACATCGTGTGCGGCGAGGGAGCGGACCGCAGGGAGCGGCACGAGCCGCTGCGACGGTGGCGGGACAGGCTGGGGCGCGCGGGGCTGAGCGCCGTGCCGCTCGGAGCCAACGCGTTGCGGCAGGCGAGGATGCTGGTGGGCCTGTTCTCCGGCGAGGGCCACTGcgtggaggaggccgaggggtGCCTGACGCTCGGGTGGCATGGGCGGCCGCTCTTCTCGGCGTCCGCGTGGCGGGCGGAAGAGAACAATCAGAGTGGCAGCAACGTGGACGGTACCAGCGGCAGTGAGGAGAGCAATATCAGCTGCAGCAGCTAG